From the genome of Spinacia oleracea cultivar Varoflay chromosome 2, BTI_SOV_V1, whole genome shotgun sequence, one region includes:
- the LOC110790258 gene encoding uncharacterized protein has protein sequence MAWNCRGLNSSDDPTIPFLKWTIRKFSVDVLFLMETKSSKDVVGVVARLLNFENYDFVEAVDYAGGLAIFWCPFLKISVEEKSTNFIFCKVADVIRNGFNEWELLLVYGSPYVDEREKVWNGLDDIMQRASGKVLLMGDFNQIEFHNQKIGGKGSIVSMKDWIEDMQGMNEYQLYPEANILNLPILVSDHSPIILDTNAEKKRRSRTYKVKNWCLNLEQPKEIVAEVWNRKIDGSPMFKCSRKLQQVRYGLFKWCKKYQVENNIVWDDIVEDCVNSQKQIKISEDVHKAKEVRENGIKRAMIKLDYWKQRAKGKWVALGG, from the exons ATGGCatggaattgtagggggttGAACTCGTCGGATGACCCTACAATTCCATTTCTAAAATGGACCATCCGTAAATTTTCTGTTGATGTATTGTTTCTAATGGAAACAAAGTCCAGTAAAGATGTAGTAGGTGTAGTAGCTAGATTACTTAATTTTGAGAACTATGACTTTGTAGAAGCAGTTGATTATGCTGGTGGTTTAGCTATCTTTTGGTGCCCTTTTTTGAAAATCTCAGTAGAAGAAAAGTCCACCAACTTTATATTTTGTAAGGTGGCAGATGTAATCAGAAATGGCTTCAATGAATGGGAACTTCTTTTGGTGTATGGTTCGCCGTATGTTGATGAAAGGGAGAAAGTTTGGAATGGGTTAGATGATATAATGCAAAGGGCTAGTGGGAAGGTTTTATTAATGGGGGATTTTAACCAAATTGAATTCCATAATCAAAAAATTGGGG GGAAGGGGTCGATTGTATCTATGAAAGATTGGATAGAGGATATGCAAGGGATGAATGAGTATCAATTATACCCAGAAGCAAATATTTTAAACCTTCCAATCCTAGTGTCTGATCATTCTCCTATTATCTTAGATACTAATGCTGaaaagaagagaagaagcagaacttataaagttaaaaattGGTGTTTAAATTTGGAGCAACCTAAGGAAATTGTAGCAGAAGTTTGGAATAGGAAAATTGATGGTTCCCCCATGTTTAAATGCTCTAGAAAACTGCAACAAGTTAGATATGGCCTTTTCAAATGGTGTAAGAAGTATCAGGTTGAAAATAACATAGTTTGGGATGACATTGTGGAGGACTGTGTAAATTCTCAAAAGCAAATCAAAATATCTGAGGATGTGCATAAGGCTAAAGAAGTTAGAGAGAATGGGATAAAGCGAGCAATGATTAAGTTGGACTATTGGAAACAAAGGGCAAAAGGGAAATGGGTGGCGTTAGGGGGATAG
- the LOC110790257 gene encoding uncharacterized protein, whose amino-acid sequence MVHQEIFPNEISELIPKLSDQQIRNLDNDIAEWEIKQAIFQMGGLKAPGPDGIPAVFYQKQWNIVGKEVTEAVLHFFRTGYLLREWNKTLIALIPKISSPEKANQFRPIGLCNVIYKIISKCITNRLKPIMQQIVGPFQNAFVPRRFMGDNCLLAHEVMTYIKRKKKGLERFAVLKVDMNKAYDRVRWDFVHWLLDVMNFPPRWRHWIMQCITTTSYSILINNEPSDFFKPQCGLRQGDPISPYIFILVMEVLSRMMLKLEATGQIKGIKFSRNSPSISHMFFADDSLFRFKANQKSCKNIRDTIDLFCKISGEAINFDKSSVIFSPNTPSPVKNDLKQVLGTPCTEKLGRYLGCDVEIDGRSVKSFQPLVDKIQKKVISWKHLSLSQAGRLIFINSILAALCSNVLTVFRVPKKIADQINSKFMRFWWKGSSDDKAIRIHNNPSLLIAQVFSVVYKKSPVEAGLTADIHHKASWGYRGLCKSVRDAENGFGKTVYKGDTDINQSNWLPSKKVQIKDQNNIERNRISKVKDLFSEDAKNWNANLVWKSFSCETAKEILALHIPQEDRDDQFHWMNSNKESSIVKSVYNFLLLGNSGQNFSERERFWGMLWKSDLLPKWKVFIWKIMHRAIAVKARLRKRGMDVDGVCCLCKSQEENEDHLFRDCPVANHVWKSSPLGIVVQNNQHVEVRNWIRNFLTYFWKEDGHDSTRSKVFIVVLWAIWLQRNEVTFRKAEVNPMRIMHSIRKHINQAMEAERMVQIMKRDNAIRCGEQRQSKSHIIIKDNFGIAPCDLIVAGYWKRVKKKKYAIALASWIILRNNKEVAKNVQRVEAIDACQAELKAVLLAVQHAYSTHIRSARVCTSRAGVVSNIRNFPVCRFDLVTLIGDIMNISGKLDGCSIEECSKDQTLKARELAAEFRKKCF is encoded by the exons ATGGTACATCAGGAAATATTTCCTAATGAAATCAGTGAGCTGATCCCAAAGTTAAGTGACCAACAAATTAGGAATCTTGACAATGATATTGCTGAATGGGAAATTAAGCAAGCCATATTTCAAATGGGTGGTTTAAAAGCTCCGGGGCCGGATGGGATTCCTGCTGTGTTTTATCAGAAACAATGGAACATTGTAGGGAAGGAGGTCACTGAAGCTGTATTACATTTCTTCAGAACGGGATACCTTCTTAGAGAATGGAATAAAACCCTGATTGCTCTAATTCCAAAAATCAGTAGCCCAGAGAAAGCTAATCAATTCCGCCCAATTGGTCTTTGCAATGTTATATACAAAATCATTTCGAAGTGCATCACGAATAGACTCAAGCCCATTATGCAACAAATTGTTGGTCCGTTCCAGAATGCTTTTGTTCCAAGGCGATTTATGGGTGATAATTGTCTTCTTGCACATGAAGTGATGACATATatcaaaagaaagaagaaaggaTTGGAGAGATTTGCTGTGCTCAAGGTAGATATGAACAAAGCATATGATAGGGTGAGGTGGGATTTTGTACATTGGCTTCTGGATGTGATGAATTTCCCTCCAAGATGGAGACACTGGATAATGCAGTGTATCACAACAACTTCATACTCAATCCTTATCAATAATGAGCCAAGTGATTTTTTTAAACCTCAATGTGGATTGCGACAAGGTGACCCGATCTCTCCATATATTTTTATACTTGTCATGGAGGTGTTGTCAAGAATGATGCTAAAGCTCGAAGCGACTGGGCAGATTAAAGGTATTAAATTTTCCAGAAACTCTCCTTCTATTTCACACATGTTCTTTGCAGATGATTCCTTGTTCCGTTTCAAAGCCAATCAGAAATCATGCAAGAATATTAGAGATACAATTGATCTATTCTGTAAAATATCTGGTGAAGCAATAAACTTTGATAAATCCAGTGTCATTTTCAGCCCTAACACCCCAAGCCCAGTTAAGAATGATCTAAAACAAGTTTTGGGTACTCCTTGCACTGAAAAGCTTGGTAGATATCTTGGCTGTGATGTGGAAATTGATGGAAGATCAGTCAAGTCTTTCCAGCCTTTGGTTgataaaattcaaaaaaaggTTATCTCATGGAAGCATTTGAGCTTATCTCAAGCAGGGAGATTAATATTCATTAACTCCATTCTTGCGGCTCTTTGCTCAAATGTGCTAACTGTATTTCGTGTGCCAAAGAAAATTGCAGACCAAATAAATTCGAAATTCATGAGGTTCTGGTGGAAAGGTAGCTCTGATGATAAAG CCATAAGAATTCACAATAACCCGTCATTGCTGATCGCTCAAGTCTTTAGTGTTGTATATAAGAAATCTCCTGTTGAAGCTGGGTTGACTGCAGATATACATCACAAAGCATCTTGGGGCTATAGGGGGTTGTGTAAGAGTGTGAGGGATGCTGAAAATGGATTTGGGAAAACCGTCTATAAAGGTGATACTGATATAAATCAGTCAAACTGGCTCCCATCAAAAAAGGTTCAAATTAAAGATCAAAATAATATAGAAAGAAATAGGATTAGTAAGGTGAAGGATTTGTTTTCTGAAGATGCAAAAAATTGGAATGCAAACTTAGTTTGGAAAAGCTTCTCCTGTGAGACAGCAAAAGAAATATTGGCATTACACATTCCACAAGAGGATAGGGATGATCAATTCCATTGGATGAATAGCAACAAAGAGAGTTCCATAGTGAAATCTGTATACAACTTTCTTCTTCTGGGAAACTCGGGCCAGAATTTCAGTGAAAGGGAGAGGTTTTGGGGAATGTTGTGGAAGAGTGATTTATTGCCAAAATGGAAAGTTTTCATTTGGAAAATTATGCATAGGGCCATTGCTGTAAAAGCTAGATTGAGGAAGAGAGGTATGGACGTTGATGGGGTGTGTTGCTTATGTAAGAGCCAAGAGGAGAATGAAGACCATCTATTCAGAGACTGTCCAGTTGCAAATCACGTTTGGAAGTCTTCCCCACTTGGTATTGTGGTTCAAAATAACCAACATGTTGAAGTTCGAAACTGGATAAGGAATTTTCTCACTTATTTTTGGAAAGAGGACGGGCATGATAGCACGAGAAGCAAGGTATTCATTGTTGTTCTGTGGGCAATATGGTTACAGCGCAACGAGGTAACATTCAGAAAGGCTGAGGTTAATCCGATGAGAATTATGCATTCTATTAGGAAGCATATAAACCAAGCCATGGAAGCTGAGAGAATGGTGCAAATTATGAAAAGGGACAATGCGATAAGATGTGGAGAACAAAGACAAAGTAAAAGTCACATTATCATTAAAGATAATTTTGGTATTGCCCCTTGTGATCTTATTGTTGCAGGTTATTGGAAAAGGGTCAAGAAGAAAAAATATGCTATTGCATTAGCAAGCTGGATAATTTTAAGAAACAATAAAGAAGTTGCTAAAAATGTGCAAAGAGTGGAAGCTATCGATGCCTGCCAAGCGGAATTGAAAGCTGTCCTTCTAGCTGTTCAACATGCCTATTCAACGCATATAAGAAGTGCTAGAGTCTGCACAAGTAGAGCTGGAGTGGTGAGTAACATTAGAAATTTTCCTGTTTGCAGATTTGACTTGGTCACTTTGATTGGGGATATTATGAACATTTCTGGAAAACTTGATGGGTGCTCAATAGAGGAATGCAGCAAGGACCAAACTTTGAAGGCAAGAGAGTTGGCAGCTGAGTTTAGGAAAAAGTGTTTTTAG